CGCGGGCCTGGTCGGCCAGGCGCCGGCGCCAGGGGGTCCCGGGCCGGCGTCCTGCCGACCGCGGCGCCTCCGGCGCGCCGACGGCGGCCGGAGGGAACGCTGCGGGGGGCTTCGATGCGGTCTTCATGAACGGTGTCAGCCTCGGGCCAGGATGGAGTCGATCTTGCCGGAGGCGTCCTTGAGGAGCTGGTCGATGTCGGCGTCCTTCTTGGTGAGGACCGCGGACACCGCGCCGTCGAGGACGGAGTAGATCTGCTGGGCCTGCGGCGGCTCGATCTTCATGTCGAGGCTCTGGTTGCCGTCGAGGAAGGCCTGGTAGTTCTCCACCGGCACGTTCGCGTTCGCCTTCTTGACCTCCTGGTCCTTGGCGTCCGCGGCGCCGGTGAACAGGCGCGGCTCGGGCAGGCCGACCGGGGCGTTGTTCTGCTTGGCGCGGGCGTAGTCACCGAGGAAGCCGTCGCCGGGCGTCAGGAACATGGAGTCGAGCCACTTGAGGCCCGCCTTGATCTGGGCCGGCGTGTCCTTCTTGTTGAACATGTAGCCGTCGCCGCCGATGAGCGTGCCCTTGCCGCCGGGCATCGGAGCCAGGCCGAGGTCCTTGTAGTTGCCGCCCTTCTCCTTGACCAGGATCGGGATGTTGTCGGGCGCGGAGAGGTACATGCCGAGCTTGCCGGAGCCCATCATCTGCTGGACGTCGTTGATGACCAGCAGCTGCTTGCTGCCCATGGAGTTGTCGCTCCAGCGCATGTCCTTGAGGTTCTGCAGGACGGCCTTGCCCTCGGCGGTGTCGATGTTGGCCTTCTTGCCGTCCTCGCTGACGACGTCGCCGCCCTGCGAGTAGAGCTCGGCGGTGAAGTGCCAGCCGCCCTGGTTCTGGGCGCTGTAGTCGGCGTAGCCGACGGTGCCCTTGCCGAGCGCGGCTATCTTCTTGGCGTCCGCGCGCAGCTCCTCCCAGGTGGCCGGGGGCTTGTCGGGGTCGAGGCCGGCCTTCTTGAAGAGCGCCTTGTTGTAGATGAGGCCCATCGAGTAGCCGGTGCGCGGGACGCCGTAGATCTTGCCGTCCACGGTGTAGATGTCGCGCAGCTGCTGCTGGATGGTGCTGTAGCTCTTCAGGTCCTTGACGTAACTCGTGATGTCGGCGGCCTGGTTGACGTCGACGACGTGCTTGGCGTCGGTGAAGTACGTGTAGAACACGTCCTCCATCTGGCCGCCGGCGAGCTTGGCGTCGAAGGTCTTCGGGTCCTGACAGGGGAACGCGTCGTGGCTGACGACGTCGATGTTCGGGTTGGCCTTCTCGAAGGCCTTGGTGTCGGCGTCGAAGAACGAGCGGTCGACCTTGGCGCTCTTGGGCGGCTCGCAGTTGACGGTGATACGGGTCTTTCCGTCGGCCGCCTTGCCGTCGTCGTCGCTCGAACCGCACGCGGCGGCGCTGAGCACGACGGACGACGCCATGAGCGTGACGAAGGTACGGCGGAACCCGGTGCTTCTCATTGGTGGACCCCTTCGGGCTGGAGCGAGGAAGGCCCACGGCGGGCTCGCCGCCGTGTTCTGGCGCCGCACACTCAAGCACCGACGACATCCGTCCGCAAGATGTCGCGCAGAATCTGTAATTATTTGACAGCGACAGGGATCCCTGTGGCGTATGGTTGCGGGAAACTTCAGCCGCGGGGGGCCTGCGCCGTCGACCCGCGCACGACCAACTCCGGCTCGAACAGGAGCTCTTCGGCCGTCACACTGCTGCCGCCGATCTGTGCGTTGAGCAGTTCCACCGCGGCGCGCCCCATCGCCTCGATCGGCTGGCGGACGGTGGTCAGCGGGGGTTCGGTGCAGTTCATGAAGGCCGAGTCGTCGTAGCCGACGACGGAGATCTCGCCCGGCACACTGAGTCCCTTGCGGCGGGCGGCCCGTACGGCGCCGAGCGCGAGCGGGTCACTCGCGCAGATGATGCCGGTGACACCCCGGTCGAGCAGCCGGGTGGCCGCGGCCTGGCCGCCCTCCAGCGAGAACATCGCCCGGGCGACGTGTTCGTCGGGCAGCTGCGGCGCGAGGGCGCGCGCGGCGGCGAGCTTGCGGCCCGAGGGCATGTGGTCGCCGGGGCCGAGGACGAGGCCGATGCGCTCGTGGCCGAGGGAGTCGAGATGGCGCCAGGCCTGTTCGACGGCGACCGCGTCGTCGCAGGAGACGCAGGGGAATCCGAGGTGTTCGATGGCCGCGTTGACCAGCACCACCGGAATGTTGCGGTCCGCGAGCTGCCGGTAGTGGTCGTGCGGAGCGTCCGCCTGCGCGTAGAGACCGCCGGCGAAGACCACGCCGGAGACCTGCTGCTGAAGCAGCAGTTCCACATAGTCGGCCTCGGAGACGCCGCCCTTGGTCTGGGTGCACAGCACGGGCGTGAGACCGAGCTGGGCGAGCGCCCCGCCGATCACTTCGGCGAAGGCCGGGAAGATCGGGTTCTGCAGCTCGGGCAGGACCAGCCCCACGAGCCGCGCGCGTTCGCCGCGCAACTGGGTCGGCCGCTCGTAGCCGAGGACGTCCAGGGCGGAGAGAACCGCCTGCCGGGTGGAATCGGAGACTCCGGGCTTGCCGTTGAGCACCCGGCTGACCGTGGCCTCGCTGACCCCGACCTTCTTCGCCACCTGAGCAAGTCGTCGCGTCATGACCGCAAGAATAGCGCAAGAAATGCAAGCTGCTTGCGTAACGGACCG
The window above is part of the Streptomyces sp. NBC_01428 genome. Proteins encoded here:
- a CDS encoding ABC transporter substrate-binding protein, translated to MRSTGFRRTFVTLMASSVVLSAAACGSSDDDGKAADGKTRITVNCEPPKSAKVDRSFFDADTKAFEKANPNIDVVSHDAFPCQDPKTFDAKLAGGQMEDVFYTYFTDAKHVVDVNQAADITSYVKDLKSYSTIQQQLRDIYTVDGKIYGVPRTGYSMGLIYNKALFKKAGLDPDKPPATWEELRADAKKIAALGKGTVGYADYSAQNQGGWHFTAELYSQGGDVVSEDGKKANIDTAEGKAVLQNLKDMRWSDNSMGSKQLLVINDVQQMMGSGKLGMYLSAPDNIPILVKEKGGNYKDLGLAPMPGGKGTLIGGDGYMFNKKDTPAQIKAGLKWLDSMFLTPGDGFLGDYARAKQNNAPVGLPEPRLFTGAADAKDQEVKKANANVPVENYQAFLDGNQSLDMKIEPPQAQQIYSVLDGAVSAVLTKKDADIDQLLKDASGKIDSILARG
- a CDS encoding LacI family DNA-binding transcriptional regulator; translation: MTRRLAQVAKKVGVSEATVSRVLNGKPGVSDSTRQAVLSALDVLGYERPTQLRGERARLVGLVLPELQNPIFPAFAEVIGGALAQLGLTPVLCTQTKGGVSEADYVELLLQQQVSGVVFAGGLYAQADAPHDHYRQLADRNIPVVLVNAAIEHLGFPCVSCDDAVAVEQAWRHLDSLGHERIGLVLGPGDHMPSGRKLAAARALAPQLPDEHVARAMFSLEGGQAAATRLLDRGVTGIICASDPLALGAVRAARRKGLSVPGEISVVGYDDSAFMNCTEPPLTTVRQPIEAMGRAAVELLNAQIGGSSVTAEELLFEPELVVRGSTAQAPRG